The Candidatus Zixiibacteriota bacterium region GTCCTTGAGGTTGCAGACTATCCTGCGCGCGATCATCCCGGCCCGCTGGCAAAAACCGATTTTACCGTAACTGTTTTCGATTTCAATAATCGTATGCTCGTTTTCCTCGGCCGCCTTCTCTGTGAAAGCCGCCCTGAATCTACCACTACGGTGATCCACCCGGTTAATTTTACCATCGACAGGTACTCGGTTGATATGTACATCCAGCATCGACAAGAATATCGACACACGTTTTTTAAACCCCCTGAAATAATCCGGGATATTCTCATCGACGGCGATCACCCGGCCATC contains the following coding sequences:
- a CDS encoding phosphatidylserine decarboxylase family protein gives rise to the protein DGRVIAVDENIPDYFRGFKKRVSIFLSMLDVHINRVPVDGKINRVDHRSGRFRAAFTEKAAEENEHTIIEIENSYGKIGFCQRAGMIARRIVCNLKDGQTVQRGERFGMIRFGSRVDLYLPENVSISVSKGARVTGGETVIGEFSANES